In one Rutidosis leptorrhynchoides isolate AG116_Rl617_1_P2 chromosome 8, CSIRO_AGI_Rlap_v1, whole genome shotgun sequence genomic region, the following are encoded:
- the LOC139862784 gene encoding protein C2-DOMAIN ABA-RELATED 4-like, translating to MSMDHLLGLLRVHIHKGVNLAIRDLRSSDPYVIIRMGKQKLKTKVVKRNLTPVWDEDLTLSVVDPLPVKLEVYDRDLFSADDKMGDAEFDFTPFLEAVKMHLKNDLPNNTIITTVKPTRTNCLAEESNITWTDGNFVQNMVLRLRNVECGELEIKLSWISVPGSRRM from the exons ATGTCGATGGATCACTTGTTGGGTTTACTCAGAGTTCATATCCATAAAGGTGTTAACCTTGCTATTCGAGATCTACGTAGCAGCGATCCTTACGTCATCATCCGGATGGGCAAACAG AAATTGAAGACTAAAGTTGTGAAGAGAAACTTAACTCCTGTGTGGGATGAAGATTTGACTTTATCAGTTGTAGACCCACTCCCAGTTAAACTA GAGGTGTACGATAGGGATTTATTTTCAGCGGATGATAAAATGGGGGACGCGGAATTTGACTTCACTCCATTTTTGGAAGCCGTAAAGATGCATTTGAAAAATGATCTTCCTAACAATACAATAATCACAACCGTGAAACCAACGAGAACTAACTGCCTAGCAGAAGAAAGCAACATTACATGGACAGATGGAAACTTTGTCCAAAACATGGTTCTTAGATTAAGAAACGTAGAATGTGGTGAACTTGAAATTAAGTTGAGTTGGATCAGTGTTCCTGGCTCTAGACGAATGTAG